A single Lactuca sativa cultivar Salinas chromosome 8, Lsat_Salinas_v11, whole genome shotgun sequence DNA region contains:
- the LOC111912672 gene encoding ankyrin repeat-containing protein NPR4 produces MAANIPLIPVKENHQLVVAPTARNTFYQLPVKNPCGDLLADNRRKDYLEICIPLYEASMTGNWPHAKTILEEHPEVIRSSITENYETALHVASSAKNTHFVENLVKMMTKEDLELQNKNLNTALSLAAAAGTVDIAKLMVERNKGLLTIPGSQGMMPLYMAALFGNSEMVKYLYSKSQKLHDDGWTQQNRGWLLVKCVESDLFDVALDILKDYPELGDDGQVLQVLARKPDAFTRKDPKFIRRFYHKICGVLGRTIGRAEKKSHAVEIVRFIWQRIVQKSKSQIDDIIRGPRTRIGNRDVYNSRMLFVAAEMGNTVFIIELIRLYPDLIWKVNNDNQSIFHVAVIHRHESIYNLLYELGSMKDLITPLKDQFENNMLHLVGKVAKKKRLDIVSGVALQMQRELLWFKEVEQMIPPTYRERKNKEGLTPYELFTKEHKDLVNQGEKWMKGTANQCMVVAALIATIVFAAAFTVPGGYNQTYGPPLYLKKGAFIAFAISDAISLFASSASIIMFLSILTSRYAEHDFLESIPKKLMTGLATLFLSITTMMIAFSVSFFILYHNNLRWVPFLISLFATMPVILFAMLQYPLLADVFRSTYASRYLFKPKKRSLYVRHPKF; encoded by the exons ATGGCAGCAAATATCCCTTTGATCCCTGTCAAAGAAAACCACCAACTTGTTGTCGCTCCAACTGCGCGTAACACATTTTATCAATTACCAGTTAAAAATCCCTGTGGAGATCTTCTTGCAG ATAACAGAAGAAAAGATTACCTTGAGATATGCATTCCACTCTACGAAGCTTCAATGACTGGAAACTGGCCACATGCAAAAACCATCCTTGAAGAACACCCAGAAGTGATACGTTCTAGTATCACCGAAAATTACGAAACTGCACTTCACGTTGCATCATCAgcaaaaaacacacattttgtGGAAAATCTGGTGAAGATGATGACAAAAGAAGATTTGGAACTACAAAATAAGAATTTGAACACAGCCTTATCTTTAGCAGCTGCAGCTGGCACAGTTGATATCGCTAAGCTTATGGTCGAAAGGAACAAGGGTTTACTAACAATCCCTGGTAGTCAAGGAATGATGCCATTATATATGGCAGCTTTATTTGGAAATAGTGAAATGGTGAAGTATCTCTACAGTAAATCCCAGAAATTGCATGACGATGGTTGGACACAACAGAATCGTGGTTGGCTTCTCGTGAAATGTGTCGAGTCTGATCTCTTTG ATGTAGCATTGGATATATTGAAGGACTACCCTGAACTGGGTGATGATGGACAAGTACTTCAAGTTTTAGCAAGAAAGCCAGATGCCTTTACAAGAAAAGATCCAAAATTTATCCGAAGATTCTACCATAAAA TTTGTGGAGTACTTGGTAGGACGATAGGACGTGCGGAAAAGAAAAGCCATGCGGTGGAAATAGTGAGATTTATTTGGCAACGAATTGTGCAAAAGTCGAAGTCTCAAATTGATGACATAATACGTGGCCCAAGAACACGTATTGGTAACAGAGATGTATACAATTCACGAATGCTTTTTGTTGCTGCGGAAATGGGGAACACTGTATTTATAATCGAGCTCATTCGTCTCTATCCGGATCTAATATGGAAAGTGAATAATGATAACCAAAGTATATTTCATGTAGCTGTTATACATCGTCATGAAAGTATTTACAATTTGTTATATGAGCTTGGGTCGATGAAAGATTTGATAACTCCTCTCAAAGACCAATTTGAGAATAATATGCTCCATTTAGTTGGGAAAGTTGCAAAGAAAAAACGACTTGATATTGTTTCAGGAGTAGCACTACAAATGCAACGAGAGTTGCTATGGTTCAAG GAAGTGGAACAGATGATCCCTCCTACTTATAGGGAAAGGAAGAACAAGGAAGGTTTAACACCATATGAGCTATTCACGAAGGAACACAAAGATCTAGTCAACCAAGGTGAAAAATGGATGAAAGGAACGGCTAATCAGTGTATGGTGGTGGCAGCGCTTATTGCTACCATAGTATTTGCAGCTGCTTTTACAGTTCCAGGTGGATACAATCAGACATATGGGCCACCACTTTATCTTAAAAAAGGTGCTTTTATAGCTTTCGCGATATCAGATGCCATATCATTGTTTGCATCTTCGGCTTCCATAATCATGTTCTTATCTATTCTCACGTCTCGTTATGCTGAGCATGATTTCTTGGAATCGATACCAAAAAAGTTGATGACGGGTTTAGCGACACTTTTCCTTTCTATAACAACGATGATGATTGCTTTTAGTGTTAGTTTTTTTATACTTTACCATAACAATTTGAGATGGGTGCCATTTCTTATCAGCCTGTTTGCCACCATGCCTGTCATTTTATTTGCGATGCTGCAGTACCCTCTTTTGGCAGATGTGTTCCGGTCAACCTATGCTTCTAGATATCTTTTTAAGCCCAAGAAACGCTCACTCTATGTTCGACACCCCAAGTTCTAA